The Perca fluviatilis chromosome 17, GENO_Pfluv_1.0, whole genome shotgun sequence region CGTTCTTCAGTAGATGCTCCTTGCTATGATGAATCTGAGCGCCGTGCTGCAGCTGGAAGGAGCACAGGGCTTTTAGGGGCCTCAgcagaacctggacacacaaaTGGGGAAGCAAAGGGTGATGAAAAATACAGAGGACttctcagaaaaaaaagaagaaaaaaaatcatacatcaAGCACATACGTACATACACATATTTTGGTAATACATCTATAGTGATTTCACACTTCTTGTCTTAAAGCTGCTATAATTAACAATGAATCAAATTACTACATGTCTGTAAGGAGTTGCACATAGAAACGAACCTACAGAGATTTACTGCAGTTCCTCCCAGCTCTACATAGCATTTCTACGTTCTTTCGGAtggtggttttgtttttaaagcctgCAACTTTACGGTTTTGGTTCAGTCTAACCTAAGATCAGCCGTCCAGacacaggcagctgttttcagcaaaaaagCTCTGATGATAACCCCACTGCACATTATCTGTCCACCACCAATAAGCAGACACACAAAGTTGGCTGCTAGACATAGTGGAGCGTTTGGCAGCTTAAAAGCCATGTATTTGTCTTAGGAGTTGGTATAGatcaaaacagagctaaagggagagtaaatatatatatatatattttttttttttttgttgcacaaGTAGCCTATAGAAAATGGTAATTTGTAATTTGCACAGCTTTTTAAGTAGCCTAGATGTTCAATGTACAAACTGTTTTAAacctgtgtttgttgtgtgtctctattgttactcttgcagcaatttctctctgtgtccaaaacaaatttctccTTAGGGAGACTAATAAAGATACTTtgatattggacttacatttacCACGTGGACACAATCATGACTTCAAATGATCACTAATGTTGCTTTGTATCTGTTGAAGGTGTAATTAACCAACTGTATATAAAATACACAACCATTTCCCCACGTCACCTCTTGGATGATCTCATTCTGCTCCAGGATGGACAAGGCGACAGCAGCACATTCCAGCGTGGACAGACAGATGTTGGAGGGTTGTGTGCGGATCACATACTGACTGGAAAGAGTCCTGCTGAGCTGCACCTGATATACCAAAGCGGAGGTGATCATTAGTGGAAGTGTGCTATTCGCTCTTTGCTGACATTTAACAGGCAATGGCTTTTATGTATTAAAGTTTTAATGCTTAcaattttcaggaaattaaaccCCATTTTGGATACCATTTATGGTCTTCAtttaatgtatttacatttagtAATTAacagggatgcactgaatccaggattcggccgaatattgggctttttgacggggttcggtttctgccgaaccttagaattttttttccactgaaccctacgcttgcactacgctggtacgctacgctggtcgacgtagcgacgccgccgttgattacgggaaggtgtttaggtcggtggagcgttcaatgcagcaggttgtgagaaagtggaaatggaactcgtgagcagaataagttgtttggcagtactttcagtcaaaagaaggccattcaagttgagctacatgttcaatttgcaatgccgatttgtctcgtggtggcgaggaccctaaacaatacacaacatcgccgctgttacaacatttgcgtgtgaaacatccaaaagaatacgagttgtgcatgaaggaatctacagacagcagccaaaacttcagttacggcaaaggaaggacagtcccagCTAACCAGACGACCATTACCAGCTTTGCTAGCCCTACACCGAACAAACAGTGGGCCcgctgtgttaatggactgaggatgggagtaggattcagTATTCGGTTtcagattcggcagaatcttaaccagtggattcggtattcggccaaaccccaaaaatctggattcggtgcatccctagtaatCAACTCTCTTTATAGTAGTTTTCATTGTTAAAGTAACATAGCTACAATAAGAAATAACTACACCATTAAGTAGAAGTGAGTGAGATTAGGTTACAAGTAAGATTAGGTTAAAAAGATTGTTTCAAATGGATTGTACAAATTCTATTGTAGTgtcaacaaaaatacagtacaaacataaataaatacagtacaaacataaATAAGTACAGTGTGAATATAAGTAATGTAATCCAGCTTTACTGGACGTCGTCTCACTGTTGAGCCGTTTCAGAGCCATATTAAGTTAACGCTAAACCAAACATTTCCTGCTGATGCTGCTTCACATTTAAAGCGTTCAACTGGTGAAAACATGGGCTGGCGtttattgtgaaatattaaGTATCACAGGGAGTAACGGAACAAAAAGTAGCAGCCACAGTTCGATTTAGGCCAACCAACATCCAACTTCTTAGAATGGTAACCAACTCTTTGACTTTGCCCTGTGTGGAAAACTTTCAGTTAGTTATTACTAACTGacttctttattaaaacaatACAAGTTTGTTTGGCTGTGCTGTAAACAGATACACCACTCGGTCTTCTGATGCATTtctgacaacaacaaaataaaactgctcAAAGAGTGTTGCTACCCCCAAAATTCTGGGACCTGTAGCAGTAAATCTGCATTTGTTGCTACCACCAGTAATCACTGATGTCGTAAAATCAACCAGGACTGAAATCTTATGGTTTACAACTTGAGGAGCTAATAAATAACAAGTAAAAAAGATTTAGTGTAGACATAGAGTAAAAATAGATGCACCAAAGCAACATTAAAGCCACTGAGAAATCAACATTAGTAAACGGCACGCAGTGCTCTTCAAAAACCCAATTGGTCTATGATTGCATTTAGCCAAAACACTACTTAGAAATTAAAAAGGCATGACGAGAATGGCTGATTAGTCCACAGTGTTCACTTGCCCAcatttaaaaagacatttttttgttttgctttatttAAAAATTAGTCATTTCTTGTGGGTAAAGCAGCTTTCCCACCGGTGGGTGTAATTCGAGAATGTATACCGTCTCAGGTGGACAAGGCCCTCTACTTTATTCCAGCAAGATTTTGTGATTTAAGCTGATAAACGAAGATCATTTTAACGTGCAAATCTGTTATTGGCTTCAGGAAAACAAAGGTTTGTTAACTCTTTTTGACAACATTAACTCTCTTTTCTCTTCGCACCTAACTTAACATCCACTAACTTTTTGTACTATCCCCCTATCCAATGTCCCCATTGTGGtattaataaaggattttgaatctttGAATCTAACCTGTTATAATGTGACAACACAGTTATACACACCTGTTTAGGCAGGTGGAACAGGCTGTTTTTGAGGAACATGTTCTTGGCCTGGCTCCAGGTGCCATCTATGATGATCACATTGTGTTTTAAAGTGCCTACTTCCTGGTATTGCACCAATTCCTCCAGGTTCTGAGATTTGGGACCTGGGTATAGTATCAGCGTCCTGCTGTCCCGACACACCGCTGCCAGCTCTGGGTGCCTGAGAGGAGAAAAGATGGGAGACAAAAACTAAATCTATTACAGAACTCCGTGACAATGGTGTTGCGTATGTTGTGGAATCAGTGTGCGAACAAGAAACACAGCTTACTTTTCCTCGTTGAATCTCCTTCCCACTAtgacattgcacttttcttGTGGCAAACAAGCAGCAAGTAGTGGCACTGTGCGAAGTACTCTGCTCTCCTGAAAGTACACTAGAGGTTAGAATAGTTGATCTTAACAATGAGCCTCTCATAAAGATGTGCTAATGATTGTCATGAGCTGGCATGTTTgattaaaagtaaaaaggtGCACACAGTGGAGTACATCTCATTGGCAGGAGCGTTTTAGGTTTTAGAAGTACAAGGATATAGAAGGTGCAAATGAAGATAATTGGTcagataaaaagaaataaactaGGAGGATAAGACACAGTAAGTGATAAAATAATATAAgatataactttatttatcccaaaGGAAAATGTTGTGCAGCAGTTGCAGTACAAAAGGTATAAAAGGTGCAAATCGAAAAATATGCACAATGTCAAAAATATAAACAGGTTAACTGGAAGGATTACATATGTATGAGAAGTGGCATAAATCTCTGTTTGCACAATATCAAATCTGAAGTACAGGGATCTCTTTATATCTAGTATGAACAGGAGGAATCATTCCATTGGACATATGTGCACCTCACTATTGTTTTAAAACAGATTTGATTATGAACGTGATAGTTTATGATGATGGGTTTTTTTGCacaatttaaaatgacaaacaaacaaatataacaTTGTACAGTGCTGGGAGAGGCAGAAAACCCAATGGGCTTTTTGAAGCCTCCACCTAAATAATAATTTCACAATATTATACAGAACACAAAATTTACATACATATAATAATGTCTACATATTAGTGATGAAAACTTAATACAATATATGACATAAAACAATAATTGATAAGTCACATAGTAACTCACCTCTGCAGGATGCTGCACTACGTACAGACATGTGGAGACCTCCAGGGGTTGTGGTGGAAGAAAAGGACAGAGACACACCTTCTCAGGGCGACTACATGGGAGGAAAGTTGCAGACGTGAAGCTGTGATTGCCCAGATACTTCCCAGCCTATAGCCCCAATCTCTTTGTTTCAGCTGGTCTCTTCAGCTTCTCTGTAACGACAATAATCTGTTCTCTCGTTAAAGCATGCCAGATacttgaggaggaggaggaggagggaaggaggaggaagagaaggactCCTTTCCTGCCTGGTCCAACCCATGGATGTAAAATACAACGGTCCAACCACTTTAACGTTAACgtcttagctagctagcattagcttcaCTTTAATTCAGCTCACCGGCAACGTAAACACGTCGGTCTTCTCTCGCCAACCTCGACCGGGAGGGCAGCCAGGTCGCCAAAAGCGTCGACTAATCCATCTTCCGTCGACGAGCTGTCGCCGGTTTCTGGTCCGTTTTCTTCGGAAGAGAGTGACGAACAAAAACTGGGGACATTGTCCATTGCAGAGTTAGCACAAAGCTAACTTATCCAATGCTGCATTTAGGTGGCGTCGGAATAACTGTTTAACCGTTAGTTGCTTTCCACGTAGAGCGATTTAGACATAGACATAGAATGGATAGAAGGGCCATTTAAATTCAAATCAACGTAGCATAATGGACATAGCTTCGTTAGAAAATGTAATTCTTAGCATTAACTCTGATAACAAGTCAAATAAAGCAGTATATTAGAGGTTTAAAACCACTGGTATTAGGGAATGATCTGGTGACTGCCTGGAGTCTGGGAAAAAAATCACTGTAACACAGTGTAGCCTTCAGCTTCAATCTGGAAAGTAATAGTATGAACAATAAAATATAACACAACTTTGTTGTAGCGTCCATTTTTTCCCCACATTGCGATTAAAGCTCATGAACACACTGAAGTCGGAAGAACGACTTCCCAACTCGGAAATGTGGACCATCCGAGGAGCACGTAAAAGCAGCCTACTCAAGGCCATGCTGGAGACTACAcagatatatatctatggagACTACACAGCGCCGAGTAGGGACTTCTAGTATAGAAATACAACAACTAGAAAGACCGCAAACTGGTTTACAACTGGCTATTTATTTCTAATAAAAAGTTATTACGTATTTCAGGCGTGACTGAgttcttttaattgtttttattaatactgttttaaatgtatacaaaaagCTAGCTATACATGTCAGTTAGCTTTAAAATGAGGGCATTAGGCACATATATCAACAAAACTAAAACTTAGATAATCTTATTTTGCCAAGTCGAACAGCATCTTAATTTTAACAattgtttaattaatttaattgggGAAATTTGTTTATTAGCTGTGTGAATTAGCCAATCCACTATATCTACTGTACTTCTATGACCTTGAGACTCACAGCTGCCACATGTCGatgtggaggaaaaaaaggtgatttaaaaaagaaaataagagtaACATGCTAATTTTTTAACACTGGGTGTCGCCAAAGCGCATTTAAACTGATAATAAAAGGTCCAAAAAAGCCTTCAAACACAACCATTACTCTGccaaaacaaaaatactaaatCCACTTGCACTGCATCTTTACTTCTCTTTATATCTAACCACATATGTGCAAGTTTACATGAATATCTGG contains the following coding sequences:
- the dtwd2 gene encoding tRNA-uridine aminocarboxypropyltransferase 2; its protein translation is MDNVPSFCSSLSSEENGPETGDSSSTEDGLVDAFGDLAALPVEVGERRPTCLRCRRPEKVCLCPFLPPQPLEVSTCLYVVQHPAEESRVLRTVPLLAACLPQEKCNVIVGRRFNEEKHPELAAVCRDSRTLILYPGPKSQNLEELVQYQEVGTLKHNVIIIDGTWSQAKNMFLKNSLFHLPKQVQLSRTLSSQYVIRTQPSNICLSTLECAAVALSILEQNEIIQEVLLRPLKALCSFQLQHGAQIHHSKEHLLKNGMYDKPMPKNKRKIKRMEKLVTDSSVCPR